A window of Scophthalmus maximus strain ysfricsl-2021 chromosome 4, ASM2237912v1, whole genome shotgun sequence genomic DNA:
GGAGTAAACTCTTATTCCCATAGCGTATTGGTGACAATGTGACCACAATTAATTTCCACTAGCCTGAGTATACTGCTCATATGTTAAATTATTCGATCGGTTCAGTTGAGTGTGTGGCCGGACAAATGTTTGTCAGCTGTGTAGAATAGCAGCTGCTCCATCAACGAACACTGCACATAGCTTCACAGGAGGCCTGTGTGCAGTCGGAATGGACAGGAAGGGAAAATTCAATCGTTACAAGAATATTGAAGTATTTTATCCAGGCTGCCATTGATGTGACACTTGCTTCATCTATGGCCTGTGCATTTCATTAAAGTAGTGTCATATTTAGGCATCATATCATGCCTTGTATgtcttctatctatctattctaTTGTCACTATTGAAAAGTGTATATAATCCTATATAATCAGAAACAGGATTATCAGAAACAGTGCTGCTAACCgtaaatcataaacacacaataGCAGAGCGGTTCAAGGGCTCAGCAAGTGTCCCTGCTCTGGAATCTTTCTTATGTAAGATGTGAAAGACTCCAGTTGAATGAATAACCTGCAGTGTAGTTTTTGTTGAGGTGGCACCTCTTCCTGATATGTTGAGTCACGTGACGCAGCCTATAATTAAAGAAGTAGCCCAAAATTCTGCCCTCTTGTGGCAATATATCATACAGGATCACTACTGTACTTAAAGTACCACTCAGCCTGCTTATAAGTACTCAAGAGTCCGTATACAAAGATatcaaaattagattttaaacAATCCAATCAAGCTATCTTAATCCTAaacttctctttctgttttgccaGTCTGATTGTATATGCCACATGACTCGGTCCTTGCAGGGTTGAACAAATCTGACTCCCCAGTGTTAATTCTTGAATGTCATTGTTTTACTGATTGATTGAACATGCTGTGTGTTCCACAGGTTGCTGCAGAGTTACATCCAGGCCAGACTGAAGGATGGCCAAGGAGGACCAGAAATCAGCTCCTGGGAGCAAGGTATGTGTTTATCTCCACCCACTGGTGTAACAAATGTATAAGTTCTGACAGAACTTTGATTGTTCTAACCCAATACACAAACTTTAATTTTATGATATAATTTTATGACTTTTGAATCTTCAAAAGCTGATGACCAGAGATTCTACAAGCTTCTTGTCTCGGATTCTGGTTGAACATTTGTCTTCCACACTATCACCATTGTTACCATCACTAaaattgtgtttatgtgtaaatAATAGGGCATTTTCTCTCTGTACATCCTCTGCAGCTGTAtatcaaatgtattttcttctaAACACATCactcttctccttttctgtgTCAGAGGTGTTCTTCCTGTTTCGTCTGTATGACTTTGATCGCAGTGGGTTGTTGGACGGCTTGGAGATGATGAAGCTACTGTCTGACTACAGATCCCATCATACACCAGGAGCACAGGCCAATGAGttggtgagtgagtgagtgagtgagtgagtgagtgagtgtgagtgtgagtgtgagtgtgtgtgtgtgtgtgtgtgtgtgtgtgtgtgtgcgtgtgtgcgtgctatATGATTGAAAATCTGTTGTATTTGTGCCTAGTTATACTAAGCCATTCAAGTAAAGGTATTTTCCTTTCAGATAAATTTTATTATGTAGAAGTAAAATTACttgtataaaaatgttcttAGAGTAAGTAAGTCAATTAGAATACTACTGTGTTACGTTTTTAAAAGGGGGAGGCGAATGTGTAAAAAGTGTTAAATGATCAGAcagaaataatggaaaaaaacatgaaaaatgcataaatgtataaacaacataaacagccaacaaacaaagaacaaaagtgCTACATTTTAAGGCACCAACAGCTTAGCAAAAATCAGTCATAACTTCATCATGTGACTTCAGCACTTTAACTGTGGTATAACTCTgtatctcactctctctctttctctgtgtgtgtgttctgacttCAGGTGGTGTTCACGGTAGATTTTTTACTTCAAACTCAGGATCCAAACCAGGACGGCCTATTGGCCCCTTCAGAACTGCTCTCTCATCCATTACCTCAAACACAGgtaatgtgtgcacacactcatgtCATTCAGACCCACTTGTAACTCTTTGTTACTGTAACAAAGGTAATGATCCCCTTTAAGCCAGAACAGACAAAACtacatggacatttttttgtatatctaCTGTTGCAACATAACCACAATATATGatacagaaaaaatgtttggtaaatggactttgaGTTTGGGATTGTTTGGTCAAattctgcattttgtttttgtcaagtaATACACGCTTGaaaattttcttttcatttaaacattttggtaaatatattttttctgttcaacatgTAGACAGAAGTAGTATCAAATTTGAAATtggcattttattttggtttactGAGCTGTACCTAGTTGTATTCACagcatgatttgttttttgccactGTAACATTACATCACACTTTGTACCTCAAAGGACTCCAGCATCGGCAATGCACCTCATTGGGAGCAGGAGGTAGTAGCTGAGAAGAAGCTGTTGAACCCCAGTGCTGATGAAGAGAGGGCAGGAGCAgccgagcagcaggaggagcatcATGTAGAGGGTCAGCTTCAAGCTGAGCAGCAACCTCAACATGAAGTAAAGACAGAGGATGAGGAACTCACAAAGCAATTAGGTGAAAATAATGCACAAAAAC
This region includes:
- the cgref1 gene encoding cell growth regulator with EF hand domain protein 1; this translates as MLKRVAVHTFTMQTGVFMNAHLGKLVPCVLYLLLLTHLCPAAPGQPGTQREESVDVHSPPVAPPNPFGSGEEDRRLLQSYIQARLKDGQGGPEISSWEQEVFFLFRLYDFDRSGLLDGLEMMKLLSDYRSHHTPGAQANELVVFTVDFLLQTQDPNQDGLLAPSELLSHPLPQTQDSSIGNAPHWEQEVVAEKKLLNPSADEERAGAAEQQEEHHVEGQLQAEQQPQHEVKTEDEELTKQLGENNAQKLQEVPAADLGHYRGAPVHQGQPEM